One Natronomonas moolapensis 8.8.11 genomic region harbors:
- a CDS encoding FAD-dependent oxidoreductase, protein MTTFVVVGGDAAGMSAASKAKRDDPDLDVVVFEKGEWVSYGACGLPYYIKGEIQALEELVSVTPEAFREERDIDLRTGHEVVDIDPDDRTVTARSDGETTVQPYDALLVATGSAAVEPPIEGLDLEGVYTLGSMSDGKELREFVARSRETSPTEQPDSGPACQYLENCSGPVGIVGGGYIGVEMAEALAENGFEVHLFQRGDRVLKGFSDATSEAVADHLDEQGVSVHLNAAAESIAGGGAVEAVVTADGRVPVEMVLLGTGVRPRTDLAEAAGIELGPTGAIATDAYRETNVEGVYAAGDCAEAEHVVTGDPAYVPLALTANRHGRAIGRTIAGTPTEGGAVAGTAAVKAFDVEAARTGVLDHGKAREAGFDPVTETIDANSRAGYYPEGGTVRVTLTADRESGRVLGGSLVSEYGEGAVHRSHALVGAVTEGVTVGELSNYDLAYAPPFNTTWDPILTAAKVLGGQL, encoded by the coding sequence ATGACAACGTTCGTTGTCGTCGGCGGTGACGCAGCCGGGATGTCGGCCGCGAGCAAGGCCAAGCGGGACGATCCAGACCTCGACGTGGTCGTCTTCGAGAAGGGCGAGTGGGTCTCCTACGGCGCGTGCGGGCTGCCCTACTACATCAAAGGCGAGATCCAGGCGCTCGAGGAACTCGTCTCCGTCACCCCCGAGGCGTTCCGCGAGGAGCGCGACATCGACCTCCGGACGGGCCACGAGGTCGTCGACATCGACCCCGACGACCGGACGGTGACCGCACGGAGCGACGGGGAAACGACGGTTCAGCCTTACGATGCCCTGCTCGTCGCGACCGGCTCGGCGGCGGTCGAACCGCCGATCGAGGGCCTCGATCTCGAGGGCGTCTACACGCTCGGCTCGATGAGCGACGGGAAGGAGCTCAGGGAGTTCGTCGCCCGCTCGCGGGAGACGTCACCCACGGAGCAACCCGACAGCGGCCCCGCGTGTCAGTACCTCGAGAACTGCAGCGGACCGGTCGGGATCGTCGGCGGCGGCTACATCGGCGTCGAGATGGCGGAGGCGCTGGCCGAGAACGGCTTCGAGGTACACCTCTTCCAGCGCGGCGACCGGGTGCTCAAGGGGTTCAGCGACGCGACGAGCGAGGCCGTCGCCGATCACCTCGACGAGCAGGGGGTCTCGGTGCATCTGAACGCCGCGGCCGAGTCGATCGCCGGCGGCGGCGCGGTCGAGGCCGTCGTCACAGCCGACGGGCGCGTGCCGGTCGAGATGGTGTTGCTCGGGACGGGCGTCCGGCCGCGGACGGACCTCGCCGAGGCCGCCGGCATCGAACTCGGCCCGACGGGCGCAATCGCGACCGATGCCTACCGGGAGACGAACGTCGAAGGCGTCTATGCCGCCGGCGACTGCGCGGAAGCCGAACACGTCGTCACCGGCGACCCGGCGTACGTCCCGCTCGCGCTGACGGCGAACAGACACGGACGCGCGATCGGGCGGACGATCGCGGGGACGCCGACCGAGGGCGGTGCAGTCGCCGGGACGGCGGCGGTGAAAGCCTTCGACGTCGAGGCCGCGCGGACGGGCGTCCTCGACCACGGAAAGGCTCGCGAAGCCGGGTTCGACCCGGTCACCGAGACGATCGATGCGAACTCCAGGGCGGGCTATTACCCCGAAGGAGGGACGGTTCGCGTGACGCTGACCGCCGACCGGGAATCGGGCCGCGTCCTCGGCGGGAGTCTCGTTAGCGAGTACGGCGAGGGGGCGGTCCACCGCAGCCACGCGCTGGTCGGCGCAGTCACTGAGGGAGTGACGGTGGGCGAGTTGTCGAACTACGACCTCGCGTACGCCCCGCCGTTCAACACGACGTGGGATCCGATCCTGACTGCCGCGAAGGTGCTCGGCGGGCAGCTGTAG
- a CDS encoding tetrahydrofolate dehydrogenase/cyclohydrolase catalytic domain-containing protein, with protein MTDVIDGEAVAADIRDSLSGSIDRLNAEGIEPGLATVLMSDDPASETYVSMKQRDCEAVGIDGIHVEIDTDAPAAELYDTIEELNGDPGVHGILVQMPLVDGIDSRRVLRSIDPMKDVDGFHPENVGRLVAGNDRYRPCTPHGIQKLLEAYDIETEGADAVVIGRSNIVGKPLANLLLRKADDGNATVTVCHSRTHDLEEKTRSADIVVAAVGIPELVDAGMVREGATVIDVGVNRVDADTEKGYELVGDVDYEGVAEVAGAITPVPGGVGPMTRAMLLYNTVKAAGLQNDVDVELP; from the coding sequence ATGACCGACGTTATCGACGGCGAGGCCGTCGCCGCCGACATCCGTGACTCGCTGAGCGGGAGCATCGACCGCCTGAACGCCGAGGGTATCGAACCGGGACTCGCGACTGTCCTGATGAGCGACGATCCCGCGAGCGAGACGTACGTCTCGATGAAACAGCGCGACTGCGAGGCGGTCGGCATCGACGGCATCCACGTCGAGATCGACACCGATGCGCCGGCGGCGGAGCTGTACGACACGATCGAGGAACTCAACGGCGACCCCGGGGTACACGGCATCTTGGTGCAGATGCCGCTCGTCGACGGTATCGACAGCCGCCGCGTGCTCCGCAGCATCGATCCGATGAAGGACGTCGACGGCTTTCACCCCGAGAACGTCGGTCGACTCGTCGCCGGAAACGATCGCTACCGGCCCTGTACGCCGCACGGCATCCAGAAGCTCCTCGAAGCGTACGATATCGAGACGGAGGGTGCCGACGCGGTCGTCATCGGGCGCTCGAACATCGTCGGCAAGCCCCTCGCCAACCTGCTCCTCCGGAAGGCCGACGACGGGAACGCGACGGTCACCGTCTGTCACTCCCGGACACATGACCTCGAAGAAAAGACCCGAAGCGCCGACATCGTCGTGGCGGCGGTCGGCATCCCCGAACTCGTCGACGCCGGGATGGTTCGCGAGGGCGCAACGGTGATCGACGTCGGGGTTAACCGCGTCGACGCCGACACGGAGAAGGGCTACGAACTCGTCGGCGACGTGGACTACGAGGGCGTAGCGGAGGTGGCCGGAGCGATCACCCCGGTCCCGGGCGGCGTCGGGCCGATGACCCGGGCGATGTTGCTGTACAACACGGTCAAGGCCGCGGGGCTGCAGAACGACGTCGACGTCGAGTTGCCCTGA
- a CDS encoding NUDIX hydrolase, with the protein MSPPDSDVFDAYDDYYRTRRRIELDPERFERGIERGDDGAWGVGALVVEGDRGLFVREGDTWLLPGGRLEEDETHEAGARREVREETGIDVEITGLGALAEQTFVHRDSGESYEFRFVTFVGQPAASTPDSPRSDDHAIDEVAWRRTVPRRTFDRELVVRLFEAYV; encoded by the coding sequence ATGTCGCCGCCCGATTCCGACGTCTTCGACGCGTACGACGACTACTACCGGACACGCAGACGGATCGAACTCGACCCCGAACGCTTCGAGAGAGGGATCGAACGGGGCGACGACGGCGCGTGGGGCGTCGGCGCGCTCGTCGTCGAGGGCGACCGCGGGCTTTTCGTCCGCGAGGGCGACACCTGGTTGCTCCCCGGCGGTCGCCTCGAGGAAGACGAGACGCACGAGGCGGGCGCGCGCCGGGAGGTCCGCGAGGAGACCGGTATCGACGTCGAGATAACCGGTCTGGGCGCCCTCGCCGAGCAGACGTTCGTCCACCGGGACTCGGGAGAGAGCTACGAGTTCCGTTTTGTGACCTTCGTCGGCCAGCCGGCAGCGTCGACGCCCGACTCTCCTCGATCGGACGACCACGCTATCGACGAGGTCGCGTGGCGTCGAACCGTTCCGAGACGGACGTTCGATCGGGAACTCGTCGTCCGCCTCTTCGAGGCGTATGTTTAA
- a CDS encoding DUF7117 family protein: MKIRGRRECKACGAQWSYYETGAISCPDCGSAHSVGTDEERALHTATAATLDLTPIRTDIDAEPLERLAERASDRAREFTRGYGFVDAGRLRPLDETYLAAMELKHAAAEIGRRIDVSDDEAWYVTELLRADKGARPAPDSVPKSMRAMRGLAYANAVREYRADLRAYLEEHPDRAVTGALERLSTHLKRVRALDGDVPPRESETLVSAARSLGRYLADGEEGELAVAEERLDSLG, encoded by the coding sequence ATGAAGATCCGCGGCCGACGGGAGTGCAAAGCGTGTGGAGCGCAGTGGTCGTACTACGAGACGGGGGCGATATCGTGCCCGGACTGCGGGAGCGCCCACAGCGTCGGGACCGACGAGGAGCGCGCGCTCCACACCGCGACGGCGGCGACACTCGATCTGACGCCGATCCGAACCGACATCGACGCCGAACCGCTCGAACGGCTCGCCGAGCGGGCGAGCGACCGCGCTCGCGAGTTCACGCGCGGCTATGGCTTCGTCGACGCGGGGCGACTCCGACCCCTCGACGAGACGTACTTGGCTGCGATGGAACTCAAACACGCCGCCGCTGAGATCGGACGTCGGATCGACGTCTCCGACGACGAGGCGTGGTACGTCACCGAGTTGCTGCGGGCCGACAAGGGCGCGCGGCCGGCTCCCGACTCGGTGCCGAAATCGATGCGGGCTATGCGGGGGCTCGCGTACGCTAATGCCGTCCGGGAGTACCGCGCCGACCTTCGGGCGTACCTCGAAGAGCACCCGGATCGGGCGGTGACCGGTGCGCTAGAGCGGCTCTCGACGCACCTAAAACGGGTCCGGGCGCTCGACGGCGACGTGCCGCCGCGGGAGTCGGAGACGCTCGTCTCGGCGGCGCGGTCGCTCGGCCGGTATCTGGCCGACGGCGAGGAGGGGGAACTCGCCGTCGCCGAAGAGCGACTCGATTCGCTCGGGTGA
- a CDS encoding asparaginase, translating into MDVHVIATGGTIASTADGDDRGAAPELSGAELLDAAARVGEYADLTVETIADRPGFDMALSVCARLAERIRSVGPTVDGVVVTHGTDTLAETARYLDLTCESPVVVTGAQRRPDEPGNDGATNLETAVRAAANERVDSGAFVAFDEELHAAATVRKSHTCALDAFRSPEAGPIARFTRKRVHWHRSPQGADATFPVPGPDAHPTVPLVVSASGVGRAAFDAAERRGDGVVVAGTGLGNVTGAVGDAIVDASCPIVLTSRCHVGPTEPIYGTAGGAATLAACDHVRFAHGTPWAARIELVLALAADRVAERFDGFDG; encoded by the coding sequence ATGGACGTACACGTCATCGCGACGGGTGGCACGATCGCCTCGACCGCCGACGGGGACGACCGGGGGGCAGCCCCGGAACTCTCGGGAGCGGAACTGCTCGATGCTGCCGCGCGCGTGGGCGAATACGCGGACCTCACCGTCGAAACGATCGCCGACCGCCCCGGGTTCGATATGGCGCTATCGGTGTGCGCCCGCCTCGCCGAACGGATCCGTTCGGTCGGGCCGACTGTCGACGGCGTCGTCGTCACCCACGGAACCGACACGCTCGCGGAGACGGCCCGGTATCTCGACCTCACCTGCGAGTCGCCTGTCGTCGTGACGGGGGCTCAACGGCGCCCCGACGAACCCGGCAACGACGGCGCGACGAACCTCGAGACGGCGGTTCGAGCCGCAGCGAACGAACGGGTCGACTCCGGGGCATTCGTGGCGTTCGACGAGGAACTACACGCCGCCGCGACCGTTCGGAAATCACACACCTGCGCGCTCGATGCGTTTCGGTCCCCCGAAGCGGGACCGATCGCGCGGTTCACGCGAAAACGGGTCCACTGGCACCGGTCTCCACAGGGGGCCGATGCGACGTTTCCGGTCCCCGGTCCCGATGCTCACCCGACGGTCCCACTCGTCGTCTCCGCCTCCGGCGTCGGACGCGCGGCGTTCGACGCCGCCGAACGGCGCGGAGACGGCGTCGTCGTCGCCGGAACCGGACTCGGGAACGTGACCGGAGCCGTGGGGGACGCCATCGTCGACGCGTCGTGTCCCATCGTGCTCACCTCGCGCTGTCACGTCGGGCCGACCGAACCGATATACGGGACGGCCGGCGGGGCGGCGACGCTCGCGGCGTGTGATCACGTCCGGTTCGCCCACGGGACCCCGTGGGCGGCGCGCATCGAACTCGTACTCGCGCTCGCCGCCGACCGCGTCGCGGAGCGCTTCGACGGCTTCGACGGGTAG
- a CDS encoding PadR family transcriptional regulator — protein sequence MHDLTGFQRDLLYAIIGRDDPHGLAIKEELEDYYEKEIHHGRLYPNLDTLVEKGLVEKGQRDRRTNFYTLTRRGRREVDARREWEDQYVGKE from the coding sequence ATGCACGACCTGACCGGATTCCAACGTGATCTGCTGTACGCTATTATCGGCCGAGACGATCCCCACGGCCTAGCGATAAAGGAGGAACTCGAAGACTACTACGAGAAGGAGATTCACCACGGCCGTCTCTACCCGAACCTCGATACTCTCGTAGAAAAAGGCCTCGTCGAGAAGGGACAACGCGACCGGCGAACCAACTTCTATACGCTTACGCGCCGCGGCCGCCGCGAGGTCGACGCCCGCCGCGAATGGGAAGACCAGTACGTCGGCAAGGAGTGA
- a CDS encoding DUF357 domain-containing protein — MSADLDEKTDRYEALLAAALEAAEIAPQEGTPLYEAAVECREMAQSYLEDGRHFREHHDPVNALAAFSYGHGWLDAGARIGVFDVPAEGELFTVSGSSHG; from the coding sequence ATGAGCGCGGACCTCGACGAGAAGACCGATCGCTACGAGGCGCTGCTCGCAGCGGCGCTGGAGGCCGCAGAGATCGCACCGCAGGAGGGGACGCCGCTGTACGAGGCCGCCGTCGAATGCCGGGAGATGGCGCAGTCGTACCTCGAAGACGGTCGACACTTTCGCGAGCACCACGATCCGGTCAACGCGCTCGCCGCCTTCTCGTACGGCCACGGGTGGTTGGACGCCGGCGCGCGCATCGGCGTGTTCGATGTCCCGGCCGAAGGCGAACTGTTCACCGTGTCGGGTTCCTCCCACGGCTAA
- a CDS encoding class I SAM-dependent methyltransferase, whose translation MSVPCVRAARENGETVRQLLADAGALSGEYEIEVVDDEIYLPLDPVANPAEIDPGLDVVDREPPRREGQTLPKDVLGFDPSYERLGDIAIVDEDDDERARRIAEAVLESDLPARTVVNRASPIEGELRVRQWDVLGGDGTETVHREHGCEFELDIAEMYFSPRLATERHRVVGGVERDERVFDMFAGVGPFIVPAAKRGAECVGVDLNEAAVEYLRRNAERNGVSDRVIAINADVRDVTGYDDWADRIVMNLPHSADGFLDTAVELAGEDCLLHYYDIQHDSDPFGPGERAIRAAAEPDYDVSIETRREVRSYAPQELNVCLDARLRRDR comes from the coding sequence ATGTCGGTTCCATGCGTCCGCGCCGCCCGCGAAAACGGCGAGACGGTTCGCCAGCTGCTCGCCGACGCGGGGGCGCTCTCCGGCGAATACGAGATCGAAGTCGTCGACGACGAGATCTATCTCCCGCTCGACCCGGTGGCGAATCCCGCAGAGATCGATCCCGGGTTGGACGTGGTCGACCGCGAGCCGCCGCGCCGCGAGGGACAGACGCTGCCGAAGGACGTCCTCGGGTTCGATCCCTCCTACGAGCGTCTGGGCGACATCGCCATCGTCGACGAGGACGACGACGAGCGCGCCCGCCGAATCGCGGAAGCGGTACTCGAGTCCGACCTTCCGGCACGGACGGTCGTCAACCGCGCCTCGCCGATCGAAGGGGAGCTCCGGGTCCGACAGTGGGACGTCCTCGGCGGGGACGGCACCGAGACGGTCCACCGCGAGCACGGCTGCGAGTTCGAACTCGACATCGCGGAAATGTACTTTTCGCCCCGACTGGCGACCGAGCGCCACCGGGTCGTCGGCGGCGTCGAGCGCGACGAGCGGGTCTTCGATATGTTCGCAGGCGTCGGTCCCTTCATCGTCCCGGCGGCCAAACGCGGCGCCGAGTGCGTCGGCGTCGACCTCAACGAGGCCGCCGTCGAGTACCTCCGCCGCAACGCCGAGCGCAACGGCGTCTCGGATCGGGTGATCGCCATCAACGCCGACGTCAGGGACGTCACCGGGTACGACGACTGGGCGGATCGGATCGTGATGAACCTCCCCCACAGCGCCGACGGCTTTCTCGACACCGCGGTCGAACTCGCTGGCGAGGACTGTCTGCTCCACTATTACGACATCCAACACGACTCGGACCCCTTCGGCCCCGGCGAGCGGGCGATCCGTGCGGCCGCCGAGCCGGACTACGACGTCTCCATCGAGACCCGCCGGGAGGTGCGCTCTTATGCTCCCCAGGAGCTGAACGTCTGTCTCGACGCCCGGCTCCGACGGGACAGATGA
- a CDS encoding DUF2298 domain-containing protein, which translates to MEYLPVAAYLLFFAFVAATGAPIAAALFRELPKKGAAFAIPAALIPFAIVVFWVGQLSFGRHTVALALGAVAAGAAFAYRRGARPEWRAVAATYGVFVAGFLYVALLRAAAPGITPAGGEQFLHFGLVNALERAGSLPPPDVWYAGESLRYYYGTQLQVASVSMITGTELRYGFNLGIAAFYGVLVVVAYGLSGAIVERRGHSSRLGGVLGVAFVALGGPTTTPIRLLTPSLPEQIADPAGRAAFGFAAQRFYGGELGAAIADLSDPGSWTWWYTRYVVRGTIQEVPMYSFVKGDLHGHALSTGYVLFAAAVAYAYYRMPAEDRHRRITAVLGLGAIAGVFGFMNTWSLPTVGGLAVLAVGAADPHPATLLSGRLAAPIQAAGGDAGRRARVGSELGRLVAAGTVGTVVVVIGVAVASPFLVFGHVPSNEGIGFFPPRSPLGPFVVVYGGLLSMVAIYVATLGRPVLARIDRRYFALAGLCLPVAVATALRFDLGAVLVTASLVLVGWVLVRTDRGDFAVVLAIAGLGLLFALEVVHARLPRIDPPRWNTALKVAVQGWTLGAAGAGAAAAVVLSRASSRLAAYRGTDAASADAAGPSAAGAASPDRRVALRSSLAVVSVCLVLASTLVFPVMVAQQELGPEVASGGADLTLDGHEAIETSRPAQAEAIRWLEDRPGTPTIVEAPGPSYRFTSPASTFTGLPTVVGWDHQEEYRSPEAYERRVAHVDEIYTGEWAIAAERLERYDVRYVYVGPGERDRYGELRSFERPAFRVAFENEAVTIYRVDRDAL; encoded by the coding sequence GTGGAGTACCTCCCCGTCGCCGCGTATCTCCTGTTTTTCGCGTTCGTCGCCGCGACCGGCGCTCCCATTGCGGCGGCTCTCTTCCGGGAACTACCGAAAAAGGGTGCCGCCTTCGCCATCCCCGCCGCGTTGATTCCGTTCGCGATCGTCGTGTTCTGGGTCGGCCAACTGTCGTTCGGCCGCCACACCGTCGCGCTCGCGCTCGGGGCCGTCGCTGCGGGGGCAGCCTTCGCCTACCGCCGTGGAGCCCGCCCCGAGTGGCGCGCGGTGGCGGCGACGTACGGCGTCTTCGTCGCCGGGTTTCTGTACGTAGCCCTGTTGCGCGCCGCCGCGCCCGGGATCACGCCGGCCGGCGGTGAGCAGTTCCTCCATTTCGGGTTGGTGAATGCGCTGGAGCGCGCCGGGAGCCTCCCGCCGCCGGACGTCTGGTACGCCGGCGAGTCGCTGCGGTATTATTACGGCACCCAACTCCAGGTGGCAAGCGTCTCGATGATCACCGGGACCGAACTGCGATACGGGTTCAACCTCGGCATTGCGGCGTTCTACGGGGTGTTGGTCGTCGTGGCGTACGGGCTCTCCGGCGCTATCGTCGAACGACGTGGACACTCCTCTCGGCTCGGGGGCGTCCTCGGTGTGGCGTTCGTCGCCCTCGGCGGCCCCACGACGACGCCGATCCGGCTCTTGACACCGTCGCTTCCGGAGCAGATCGCCGATCCCGCCGGCCGGGCCGCTTTCGGGTTCGCCGCCCAGCGCTTCTATGGGGGCGAGTTGGGGGCCGCGATCGCCGATCTCTCCGATCCCGGTAGTTGGACGTGGTGGTACACCCGCTATGTGGTCCGGGGAACGATCCAGGAGGTCCCGATGTACTCGTTCGTGAAGGGCGACCTCCACGGCCACGCGCTCTCGACGGGATACGTGCTGTTCGCCGCCGCGGTGGCCTACGCCTACTATCGGATGCCCGCCGAGGATCGCCACCGCCGGATCACGGCGGTTCTCGGTCTGGGGGCGATCGCCGGCGTCTTCGGCTTCATGAACACCTGGTCGCTCCCGACGGTGGGCGGGCTGGCGGTCCTCGCCGTCGGCGCCGCCGACCCCCACCCCGCGACGCTGCTCTCCGGGCGGCTGGCCGCGCCGATTCAGGCGGCGGGCGGCGACGCCGGCCGACGCGCCCGAGTCGGCTCTGAACTCGGGCGGTTGGTGGCCGCGGGGACGGTCGGGACTGTCGTCGTGGTGATCGGCGTCGCCGTCGCGTCGCCGTTTCTCGTCTTCGGCCACGTCCCGAGCAACGAGGGGATCGGTTTTTTCCCGCCCCGGAGTCCGCTCGGACCGTTCGTGGTCGTCTACGGCGGCCTGCTGTCGATGGTCGCGATATACGTGGCGACGCTCGGACGACCCGTCCTCGCCCGAATCGACCGTCGCTACTTCGCCCTCGCCGGGCTCTGCCTCCCGGTCGCGGTGGCGACGGCGCTCCGCTTCGACCTCGGTGCGGTCCTCGTCACGGCCTCGCTGGTGCTCGTCGGATGGGTCCTTGTGCGCACCGACCGGGGGGACTTCGCCGTCGTGTTGGCGATCGCCGGTCTCGGGCTGTTGTTCGCACTCGAGGTCGTGCACGCCCGACTACCGCGGATCGATCCGCCCCGATGGAACACGGCGCTGAAGGTCGCCGTCCAGGGGTGGACGCTGGGCGCGGCGGGTGCGGGGGCCGCCGCGGCGGTCGTGCTCTCGCGTGCGTCGAGCCGTCTCGCCGCCTACCGGGGGACCGACGCCGCGTCCGCCGACGCCGCCGGTCCGTCTGCCGCCGGCGCTGCATCGCCGGACCGACGTGTCGCCCTCCGGTCGTCGCTCGCCGTCGTCTCGGTCTGTCTCGTCCTCGCGTCGACGCTCGTCTTCCCGGTCATGGTCGCCCAACAGGAACTCGGCCCGGAGGTCGCCTCGGGCGGCGCCGACCTCACGCTCGACGGGCACGAGGCGATCGAGACGTCCCGACCGGCACAGGCCGAGGCGATCCGCTGGCTCGAGGACCGTCCCGGGACGCCGACGATCGTCGAGGCCCCCGGGCCGTCGTATCGGTTCACGAGCCCTGCTTCCACGTTTACCGGGTTGCCGACGGTCGTCGGGTGGGATCATCAAGAGGAGTACCGAAGCCCCGAGGCCTACGAGCGCCGCGTCGCCCACGTCGACGAGATCTACACGGGCGAGTGGGCGATCGCCGCCGAGCGCCTCGAACGCTACGACGTCAGATACGTCTACGTCGGGCCGGGCGAGCGCGACCGCTACGGCGAGTTGCGATCCTTCGAGCGGCCCGCGTTCCGAGTCGCCTTCGAAAACGAGGCGGTGACAATATACCGCGTGGATCGGGACGCCCTCTAG
- a CDS encoding DUF7563 family protein: MPHCRNCDAFVTDNYVRVFAPQGMSTVRVCPNCEDKLRDGAEVREARSTRQN, translated from the coding sequence ATGCCACACTGCCGCAACTGCGATGCGTTCGTGACCGACAATTACGTGCGCGTGTTCGCCCCGCAGGGGATGTCGACCGTTCGGGTCTGCCCCAACTGCGAGGACAAACTCCGCGACGGCGCGGAGGTCCGTGAGGCGCGTTCGACGCGGCAGAACTGA
- a CDS encoding heme ABC transporter ATP-binding protein yields MIELDSVGVELGETPVLEDVSLDVPEGAFLALVGPNGAGKTTLLRTCNGIVSPTAGRVRVDGHDVTSSSPRDVGRLVATVPQTTRVAFEFDVADVVAMGRTPHRGRFETTDADDRTAVESALERTDTARFADRSIDELSGGERQRVVLARALAQETPVLLLDEPTASLDINHQVRTLALARELATAGRTVVAAIHDLDLAARFCDRVALLSDGSVLADGPPEAVLTAERLESAFGVRTAVGTNPVTGTPAVTPLADEPPGRHRVHVLGRGTDAARTIGRLIERGVAVTVGVVPEGDAASVTARAVAREVVVAPPFEPVADDRVAAAATLVDRADAVVVAGPVGGPNERLARESTQTFALHGASDPPEYANIVTDAELLEALGDPFSAERTRPRADDGGARSE; encoded by the coding sequence GTGATCGAACTCGACTCGGTCGGCGTCGAGCTGGGCGAAACGCCGGTGCTCGAGGACGTCTCCCTCGACGTCCCCGAGGGCGCGTTCCTCGCGTTGGTCGGCCCGAACGGGGCCGGAAAGACGACGCTGCTCCGGACGTGCAACGGGATCGTATCGCCGACGGCGGGACGGGTCCGCGTGGACGGCCACGATGTGACCTCCTCGTCGCCCCGCGACGTCGGGCGGCTGGTCGCGACCGTACCGCAGACGACGAGGGTCGCTTTCGAGTTCGACGTCGCGGACGTCGTCGCGATGGGGCGGACGCCACACCGGGGGCGCTTCGAGACGACCGACGCCGACGACCGAACCGCGGTCGAGTCGGCGCTCGAACGGACCGACACCGCACGGTTCGCCGACCGGTCGATCGACGAACTGAGCGGGGGCGAACGACAGCGCGTCGTGCTCGCCCGCGCGCTCGCCCAGGAGACGCCCGTGCTGTTGCTCGACGAACCGACGGCGAGCCTCGACATCAACCACCAGGTACGGACGTTGGCGCTGGCGCGGGAGCTGGCGACGGCGGGACGGACTGTGGTCGCGGCGATCCACGACCTCGACCTCGCCGCGCGTTTCTGTGACCGGGTCGCCTTGCTCTCCGATGGCTCGGTCCTCGCCGACGGCCCGCCCGAGGCGGTCCTCACCGCCGAACGGCTCGAGTCGGCCTTCGGCGTGCGAACGGCTGTCGGGACGAATCCGGTAACGGGAACTCCCGCTGTGACGCCACTCGCCGACGAGCCGCCGGGCAGGCACCGGGTCCACGTCCTCGGGCGCGGGACGGACGCCGCACGGACGATCGGCAGACTCATAGAACGCGGCGTCGCCGTCACCGTCGGGGTGGTCCCGGAGGGCGACGCCGCTTCCGTCACCGCCCGGGCGGTCGCGCGCGAGGTCGTGGTCGCCCCGCCGTTCGAGCCCGTGGCCGACGACCGGGTGGCCGCCGCGGCGACCCTCGTCGACCGCGCGGACGCAGTCGTCGTCGCCGGCCCCGTCGGGGGGCCGAACGAGCGGCTCGCCCGCGAGTCGACTCAGACGTTCGCGCTCCACGGGGCGTCCGACCCCCCCGAGTACGCCAATATAGTCACCGACGCCGAACTGCTCGAGGCGCTCGGGGACCCGTTCTCGGCCGAGAGAACGCGTCCCCGGGCCGACGACGGCGGCGCGCGGTCGGAATAG